A genomic stretch from Pectinophora gossypiella chromosome 13, ilPecGoss1.1, whole genome shotgun sequence includes:
- the LOC126371901 gene encoding putative polypeptide N-acetylgalactosaminyltransferase 9 isoform X1, whose amino-acid sequence MFIAWRFLSPIHFSVKDLYPAVKGDEFPPGMNGAPVYLKPDITNPLRSLILQGWRDHAFNAFVSNVMPLNRTLPDPRDNWCKTQNYSTDLPQASVVICFHNEAWSTLMRTIHSVLNRSPAQLIKEIILVDDNSKMDHLKQQLDSYVETHGKVVILRARERMGLIRARMMGLRHTKASVAVFLDSHCECAEGWLEPLLDRIVKDPTTVVSPIVDSISDMTFEYMIQGVDDIQKGGFNWELKFTWEPLPRKVLIERKFSAAPLKTPTISGGLFAIDKNFFKKLGYYDDGFDFWGSDNLELSFKTWMCGGSLEIVPCSHVGHVFRKRFPYVIEKMAARRNAMRLAKVWMDDYAKYFYERIGFDTMDIGDVTGRMQLRKQLKCKSFDWYLKNVYPELEIPNEYVASGKIFGLSGDLLCLDASGNILKPHVDLQPCHLKGGNQYWAYTKDGEIRRNNLCLSDFDDTIGIDLCFGRQMAQVWVYNRNTKNIVNMSTQKCLAAKVSDKGSYLTTEICNKGHRQMWGMDNFKVDRLAPELQVFAKREI is encoded by the exons TGTACCCAGCTGTAAAAGGCGATGAATTTCCACCAG GTATGAATGGTGCACCAGTTTACTTAAAGCCGGACATCACAAATCCTTTAAGATCATTGATCTTGCAAGGATGGAGAGACCATGCCTTCAATGCATTTGTCAGTAATGTCATGCCGCTGAACCGTACTCTACCCGACCCGAGGGATAATTG GTgtaaaacacaaaattattcGACCGATTTGCCGCAAGCCTCAGTAGTTATATGTTTCCACAACGAAGCTTGGTCTACGTTAATGAGGACTATACATTCTGTATTAAACCGCAGCCCAGCACAATTGATAAAGGAAATCATTCTCGTCGATGACAACTCCAAAATGG ATCATCTCAAACAACAATTAGATTCTTACGTGGAGACACATGGCAAAGTGGTGATTTTGCGAGCGAGGGAACGCATGGGGTTGATAAGAGCCAGGATGATGGGGTTAAGACATACGAAAGCTTCAGTTGCAGTCTTCCTTGATAGCCATTGTGAATGCGCTGAAG GATGGCTAGAACCACTACTAGACAGAATAGTAAAAGATCCAACAACAGTTGTGAGTCCAATCGTGGACAGCATCAGCGATATGACCTTTGAGTACATGATTCAGGGGGTTGATGATATTCAAAAAGGTGGCTTcaattgggaattgaaattcACATGGGAACCATTACCGCGGAAGGTATTGATCGAACGTAAATTTTCAGCTGCTCCACTAAAAACTCCCACAATATCAGGAGGGCTTTTTGCAATAGACAAGAATTTTTTTAAGAAACTCGGATACTACGATGATGGGTTTGATTTCTGGGGATCAGATAATTTGGAGTTGTCTTTTAAGACGTGGATGTGTGGTGGAAGTTTAGAAATAGTACCATGTTCTCATGTTGGCCATGTTTTTAGAAAGAGATTTCCCTATGTGATTGAAAAAATGGCGGCTAGAAGAAACGCTATGCGACTAGCAAAG GTGTGGATGGATGATTACGCCAAATATTTCTACGAGAGGATTGGGTTTGATACGATGGATATTGGTGACGTAACAGGGAGAATGCAGTTGAGGAAACAATTGAAATGCAAATCATTTGATTGGTATTTAAAGAATGTCTACCCTGAACTGGAAATACCAAACGAATACGTTGCAAGTGGCAAA ATATTCGGCTTGAGTGGTGATCTATTGTGTTTGGACGCGTCGGGTAATATACTTAAACCTCATGTTGATCTTCAACCATGCCATTTAAAAGGCGGTAACCAG TATTGGGCGTACACTAAAGATGGCGAAATTCGAAGAAATAATCTATGTTTGTCAGATTTCGACGACACAATTGGAATAGATTTATGCTTTGGTCGTCAAATGGCTCAAGTCTGGGTATACAACAGAAAC ACAAAAAATATCGTCAACATGAGTACGCAAAAATGTCTCGCTGCCAAGGTGTCGGACAAAGGGTCGTATCTTACGACAGAGATATGCAATAAGGGACATCGGCAGATGTGGGGCATGGATAATTTTAAAGTAGATAGATTAGCGCCAGAGTTGCAGGTCTTCGCGAAGAGAGAAATTTAG
- the LOC126371901 gene encoding putative polypeptide N-acetylgalactosaminyltransferase 9 isoform X2, translating to MNGAPVYLKPDITNPLRSLILQGWRDHAFNAFVSNVMPLNRTLPDPRDNWCKTQNYSTDLPQASVVICFHNEAWSTLMRTIHSVLNRSPAQLIKEIILVDDNSKMDHLKQQLDSYVETHGKVVILRARERMGLIRARMMGLRHTKASVAVFLDSHCECAEGWLEPLLDRIVKDPTTVVSPIVDSISDMTFEYMIQGVDDIQKGGFNWELKFTWEPLPRKVLIERKFSAAPLKTPTISGGLFAIDKNFFKKLGYYDDGFDFWGSDNLELSFKTWMCGGSLEIVPCSHVGHVFRKRFPYVIEKMAARRNAMRLAKVWMDDYAKYFYERIGFDTMDIGDVTGRMQLRKQLKCKSFDWYLKNVYPELEIPNEYVASGKIFGLSGDLLCLDASGNILKPHVDLQPCHLKGGNQYWAYTKDGEIRRNNLCLSDFDDTIGIDLCFGRQMAQVWVYNRNTKNIVNMSTQKCLAAKVSDKGSYLTTEICNKGHRQMWGMDNFKVDRLAPELQVFAKREI from the exons ATGAATGGTGCACCAGTTTACTTAAAGCCGGACATCACAAATCCTTTAAGATCATTGATCTTGCAAGGATGGAGAGACCATGCCTTCAATGCATTTGTCAGTAATGTCATGCCGCTGAACCGTACTCTACCCGACCCGAGGGATAATTG GTgtaaaacacaaaattattcGACCGATTTGCCGCAAGCCTCAGTAGTTATATGTTTCCACAACGAAGCTTGGTCTACGTTAATGAGGACTATACATTCTGTATTAAACCGCAGCCCAGCACAATTGATAAAGGAAATCATTCTCGTCGATGACAACTCCAAAATGG ATCATCTCAAACAACAATTAGATTCTTACGTGGAGACACATGGCAAAGTGGTGATTTTGCGAGCGAGGGAACGCATGGGGTTGATAAGAGCCAGGATGATGGGGTTAAGACATACGAAAGCTTCAGTTGCAGTCTTCCTTGATAGCCATTGTGAATGCGCTGAAG GATGGCTAGAACCACTACTAGACAGAATAGTAAAAGATCCAACAACAGTTGTGAGTCCAATCGTGGACAGCATCAGCGATATGACCTTTGAGTACATGATTCAGGGGGTTGATGATATTCAAAAAGGTGGCTTcaattgggaattgaaattcACATGGGAACCATTACCGCGGAAGGTATTGATCGAACGTAAATTTTCAGCTGCTCCACTAAAAACTCCCACAATATCAGGAGGGCTTTTTGCAATAGACAAGAATTTTTTTAAGAAACTCGGATACTACGATGATGGGTTTGATTTCTGGGGATCAGATAATTTGGAGTTGTCTTTTAAGACGTGGATGTGTGGTGGAAGTTTAGAAATAGTACCATGTTCTCATGTTGGCCATGTTTTTAGAAAGAGATTTCCCTATGTGATTGAAAAAATGGCGGCTAGAAGAAACGCTATGCGACTAGCAAAG GTGTGGATGGATGATTACGCCAAATATTTCTACGAGAGGATTGGGTTTGATACGATGGATATTGGTGACGTAACAGGGAGAATGCAGTTGAGGAAACAATTGAAATGCAAATCATTTGATTGGTATTTAAAGAATGTCTACCCTGAACTGGAAATACCAAACGAATACGTTGCAAGTGGCAAA ATATTCGGCTTGAGTGGTGATCTATTGTGTTTGGACGCGTCGGGTAATATACTTAAACCTCATGTTGATCTTCAACCATGCCATTTAAAAGGCGGTAACCAG TATTGGGCGTACACTAAAGATGGCGAAATTCGAAGAAATAATCTATGTTTGTCAGATTTCGACGACACAATTGGAATAGATTTATGCTTTGGTCGTCAAATGGCTCAAGTCTGGGTATACAACAGAAAC ACAAAAAATATCGTCAACATGAGTACGCAAAAATGTCTCGCTGCCAAGGTGTCGGACAAAGGGTCGTATCTTACGACAGAGATATGCAATAAGGGACATCGGCAGATGTGGGGCATGGATAATTTTAAAGTAGATAGATTAGCGCCAGAGTTGCAGGTCTTCGCGAAGAGAGAAATTTAG